The following proteins come from a genomic window of Candidatus Hydrogenedentota bacterium:
- a CDS encoding SUMF1/EgtB/PvdO family nonheme iron enzyme: AMKELMVVLAALIGVSSVSTAQGDRGVTSPDLQMADIPAGAFVMGNDASPLWDQKPAHNVTITRPFRISVTEVTLAQYRRFRPDWFAAAPGGSACGMSWYDASAFCDWLSRTEGKPYRLPTEAEWEYVRRSAESWGVQNMANEVREWCWDWYGPYPSRDMTDPPGAAQGLARVVRGGVLDLLDGKFECLPRTEYESPGYRAGLPPAFGIGPGRAENAAESGLDVPGYHHIGFRVVQGIMPSTEPLACESFFITQGIKNTRPEARIGPDMTKPYFRKRYLLPSPPETEGDRARMEQHQKRIDAAGLDPSFRGHNHSPALEVCDNGDVLFVVFTSYTEYEPEMSLMASRLRFGADSWDMPSRLVDCPGVCDNTPLLWKDQGRINLFWAWSRAVGAYPFQWIASEDDGAAWSEAQFPNFTGAIGPHSRQPVNQAFRGANGTIYVPSDAVGGASVLWASPDNMKTWFDTGGRSAGRHTAYCELKDGRILGMGGKNTDIEGYMPKAFSSDHGKTWEAAKSCFPALAANQRPSLLRLQSGRLFLASDFQKREGIRPAGFTESGSFAALSEDEGETWRIKKLSGAQEHESGPAFFNGLPGATTLGYSVARQAPNGVIHLITTMNRPCLHFEMNEAWLLSDDPVQRTDQELMANTARHIQNVREFKECFADGAPRLTWCAGTGDDGRYLLHGTETWYYPDGKKQYEAQYVLGQKTGMETLWRPDGSRQWEWAHDSDGESRWLQWWENGTKKAESTWKDFRAVGVARTWNRDGTPAIEMDMTAQ; this comes from the coding sequence AGGCTATGAAAGAACTCATGGTTGTTCTGGCCGCTCTTATCGGAGTTTCATCAGTCTCCACGGCGCAAGGTGACCGAGGCGTCACGTCACCGGACCTCCAGATGGCCGATATCCCAGCGGGAGCCTTCGTCATGGGCAATGACGCCTCACCGCTCTGGGACCAGAAGCCCGCCCACAACGTTACAATCACGAGGCCGTTTCGCATCTCCGTCACGGAAGTCACTCTGGCACAGTACCGCCGATTTCGTCCGGACTGGTTTGCAGCGGCTCCCGGTGGGTCTGCGTGCGGCATGAGCTGGTACGACGCGTCGGCCTTCTGTGATTGGCTCAGTCGCACCGAGGGCAAGCCCTATCGTCTTCCCACGGAAGCCGAGTGGGAGTATGTGCGGAGGTCGGCAGAGAGTTGGGGCGTTCAAAACATGGCCAATGAGGTACGTGAATGGTGCTGGGACTGGTACGGCCCTTATCCGTCGCGTGATATGACAGACCCTCCCGGCGCGGCACAAGGGCTTGCGCGCGTGGTTCGCGGCGGCGTACTCGATCTTCTGGATGGGAAGTTTGAGTGTCTGCCCCGAACCGAATACGAATCGCCTGGTTACCGGGCGGGGTTGCCGCCGGCGTTCGGCATTGGGCCAGGCAGAGCTGAAAACGCCGCTGAGAGCGGTCTCGATGTGCCCGGCTATCATCACATCGGTTTTCGAGTAGTCCAAGGCATAATGCCCAGTACCGAACCCCTTGCATGCGAGTCCTTCTTCATCACACAAGGAATCAAGAATACCCGTCCCGAAGCGCGAATAGGTCCGGACATGACAAAACCGTATTTTCGCAAGCGCTATCTGCTGCCGTCGCCGCCGGAAACCGAAGGCGACCGCGCACGGATGGAACAACACCAGAAACGGATCGATGCCGCGGGCCTGGATCCTTCATTCCGCGGACATAATCACTCCCCCGCGCTTGAGGTCTGCGACAATGGCGACGTGCTGTTCGTGGTTTTCACCTCCTACACCGAATACGAACCCGAGATGTCATTGATGGCAAGCCGGCTCCGGTTTGGCGCTGATTCATGGGATATGCCGTCCCGCCTCGTCGATTGTCCAGGCGTGTGCGACAATACGCCGCTGCTGTGGAAGGATCAGGGACGGATTAATCTGTTCTGGGCATGGAGCCGCGCCGTAGGCGCTTATCCGTTTCAATGGATTGCGTCCGAAGACGACGGCGCGGCCTGGAGTGAGGCACAGTTTCCCAATTTCACCGGCGCGATAGGACCTCACTCGAGGCAGCCCGTCAACCAAGCCTTCCGGGGGGCGAACGGTACGATTTACGTGCCCAGCGACGCAGTCGGAGGCGCCTCAGTGCTCTGGGCCAGCCCCGACAATATGAAAACGTGGTTTGACACGGGCGGACGAAGCGCCGGCCGCCACACGGCCTATTGCGAACTCAAAGACGGACGAATCCTCGGCATGGGCGGCAAGAATACGGACATAGAAGGATACATGCCCAAAGCCTTCTCGTCCGATCATGGGAAGACATGGGAGGCCGCCAAGTCCTGCTTTCCGGCATTGGCGGCCAATCAACGGCCCAGTTTGCTGCGGCTTCAAAGCGGCCGGCTGTTTCTTGCCTCCGACTTTCAAAAACGCGAAGGAATCCGCCCCGCAGGCTTTACGGAATCGGGCAGTTTTGCGGCTCTTTCAGAAGATGAGGGCGAGACCTGGCGCATCAAGAAACTGTCCGGTGCGCAAGAGCACGAGAGCGGCCCCGCCTTCTTTAACGGCCTTCCCGGCGCGACAACATTGGGCTATTCGGTAGCGCGCCAAGCCCCCAACGGCGTGATCCACCTCATTACCACGATGAACCGTCCTTGTCTCCATTTCGAGATGAACGAGGCGTGGCTACTCTCGGATGATCCAGTACAGAGAACCGATCAGGAACTCATGGCAAACACCGCGCGGCACATCCAAAACGTCCGCGAGTTTAAGGAATGCTTTGCCGATGGCGCGCCGAGACTGACGTGGTGTGCTGGCACGGGCGACGACGGGCGTTATCTGCTGCACGGAACGGAAACCTGGTACTACCCTGACGGCAAGAAGCAGTACGAAGCGCAGTATGTCCTGGGCCAAAAGACAGGCATGGAGACGTTATGGCGTCCGGACGGTTCCAGGCAATGGGAATGGGCCCATGACTCCGATGGTGAATCCCGATGGCTCCAATGGTGGGAGAACGGAACCAAGAAAGCCGAATCGACTTGGAAAGACTTCCGCGCAGTTGGAGTTGCCCGCACGTGGAACCGGGACGGCACGCCAGCCATCGAAATGGATATGACGGCGCAATAG